One window of the Chryseotalea sp. WA131a genome contains the following:
- a CDS encoding response regulator gives MNTIPLNTWVVDDDPTYQEMLLSYLTLLGHSARGFFSGEECLKHLSEKPDVIILDHNLGNGLQGLDVLRNIRYENKATSVIYISAEEKVSLVSDAFNHGSDEYIGKDSASLLRLKLRLEKIADGKQMNVVKAKNRKKLLVVSIVLSSVVIAILLYLLLT, from the coding sequence ATGAATACAATTCCTTTAAATACTTGGGTGGTGGATGATGATCCTACTTATCAAGAGATGCTTTTATCATACCTTACGTTACTTGGCCACAGTGCGCGTGGTTTTTTTTCTGGGGAAGAGTGCTTGAAGCACTTATCTGAAAAGCCTGACGTAATTATTTTGGATCATAACTTGGGTAATGGACTTCAGGGTTTGGACGTGCTTCGAAATATTAGATATGAAAACAAAGCAACATCAGTAATTTATATTTCAGCAGAAGAAAAAGTATCGCTCGTTTCAGATGCCTTTAACCACGGATCTGACGAGTACATCGGAAAGGATAGCGCTAGTTTACTGAGACTCAAATTGCGACTTGAGAAAATTGCAGATGGCAAACAGATGAATGTAGTAAAAGCAAAAAATAGAAAAAAACTTTTGGTTGTCTCAATTGTACTTAGCTCCGTAGTCATCGCAATTTTGCTTTACTTATTGCTAACATAG
- a CDS encoding heme NO-binding domain-containing protein, producing the protein MYGIVNKAIEDLIKENFGEEKWEAIKKKSGVDIDFFLSNEPYDDDITFKLAEAASEETGLTIENVLIAFGEWWVLRTGKEKYGGLMEAGGSSLKEFIKNLPVFHNRVMLVYPKLTPPEFRVTDSTENSIHVHYFSKRKGLQEFVRGLLQGLGKLYNTPVEIELLNTRDSGDDHEVFKVSWAK; encoded by the coding sequence ATGTATGGAATTGTAAACAAAGCCATTGAAGATTTAATCAAGGAAAACTTTGGCGAAGAAAAATGGGAGGCCATCAAGAAAAAAAGTGGGGTGGATATTGATTTCTTTTTAAGTAATGAGCCATACGATGATGACATCACGTTCAAGTTGGCGGAAGCAGCTTCCGAAGAAACCGGACTTACAATTGAAAACGTTCTCATCGCATTTGGCGAATGGTGGGTTCTACGAACGGGTAAAGAAAAGTATGGTGGCCTAATGGAAGCTGGCGGATCTTCACTGAAAGAGTTTATAAAAAACCTTCCTGTATTTCATAACCGCGTAATGTTGGTTTATCCCAAACTTACCCCTCCCGAATTCAGAGTAACAGACAGCACTGAAAATAGCATACATGTCCACTATTTTTCGAAACGCAAAGGGCTACAAGAATTTGTTCGTGGTCTTTTACAAGGATTAGGCAAACTCTATAATACGCCAGTGGAAATTGAATTGCTAAATACCAGAGACTCTGGTGATGATCATGAGGTTTTCAAAGTAAGCTGGGCAAAGTAA
- a CDS encoding MFS transporter gives MEDRSFKPLFSLPVIVAALGYFVDIYDLLLFSIVRRPSLISMGVPDDQLLTKGEFLLQWQMFGLLLGGLIWGIMGDKRGRLSVLFGSILLYSLANIANGFVTSVNQYAVLRFIAGIGLAGELGAGITLVSESLPTRLRGYGTTLVATVGLMGAVVANFVAKEFSDWQVAYFVGGGLGLLLLLLRISVFESNVFLELKGTSIERGNFFMLFTNATRLKKFLGCIFIGTPIWYVIGILIFASPEIAATLGVTEKIFSGDAVMWSYIGLAAGDLVSGLLSQFLKSRKKVVLLFIVLTCVFVLVYLFTTHISPERFYFNCFLLGFGAGYWALFVTIAAEQFGTNLRSTVATSVPNFIRGTVVPFTALFQVLRSHWGVVYGALGVGAITLVIALIAFLAIDETFSRDMNFVEKD, from the coding sequence ATGGAAGACCGTAGTTTCAAGCCTCTATTCAGCCTGCCCGTGATTGTGGCTGCCTTGGGTTACTTCGTAGACATTTATGATTTACTCCTCTTCAGCATTGTGCGAAGGCCAAGTTTGATTTCGATGGGTGTGCCGGATGATCAGCTGTTGACCAAAGGCGAATTTCTTTTGCAATGGCAAATGTTTGGCCTGTTATTGGGCGGATTGATTTGGGGCATTATGGGCGATAAGCGTGGCAGGCTGTCGGTGTTATTTGGTTCAATTTTATTGTATTCGCTCGCCAACATTGCCAACGGATTTGTTACCTCTGTCAATCAGTATGCGGTGTTGCGTTTTATTGCAGGTATTGGTTTGGCTGGAGAATTGGGTGCTGGCATTACATTGGTTTCAGAGTCGCTGCCCACTCGCTTGCGCGGATACGGCACAACATTGGTTGCAACCGTTGGGCTGATGGGCGCTGTAGTGGCTAACTTTGTAGCCAAAGAATTCAGCGATTGGCAGGTTGCCTATTTTGTAGGAGGCGGATTGGGCTTGTTGCTGCTCCTCTTGCGCATCAGTGTGTTTGAGTCGAATGTTTTTTTAGAATTGAAAGGTACCTCCATTGAACGCGGTAATTTTTTTATGTTGTTTACGAATGCCACCCGACTGAAGAAATTTTTGGGCTGTATTTTTATTGGTACTCCTATTTGGTATGTAATTGGTATTTTGATTTTTGCTTCTCCTGAGATTGCCGCTACGCTTGGCGTCACTGAAAAAATTTTTAGTGGCGATGCCGTAATGTGGAGTTATATTGGTTTGGCCGCTGGTGACTTGGTCAGTGGCCTTCTCAGCCAGTTTTTGAAGAGCCGAAAAAAAGTGGTGCTCCTTTTTATTGTACTCACGTGTGTGTTTGTACTAGTTTATTTGTTCACCACACACATTTCGCCAGAGCGGTTTTATTTTAATTGCTTTTTGCTTGGTTTTGGGGCAGGCTATTGGGCATTGTTTGTTACCATCGCGGCCGAGCAATTTGGTACCAACTTGCGCAGCACAGTGGCTACTTCCGTGCCTAATTTTATACGTGGCACCGTGGTGCCATTCACCGCCTTGTTTCAAGTACTGCGCAGTCATTGGGGTGTAGTATATGGTGCTTTGGGTGTAGGGGCTATTACCTTGGTGATTGCTTTAATCGCCTTTTTGGCTATTGACGAAACATTTTCAAGGGACATGAATTTTGTCGAGAAGGATTGA
- a CDS encoding glycosyl hydrolase: MRKLTSLLLLLLFSVAAVAQKKDPKEKTNSLTFDEKLYKGMEWRSIGPFRGGRSAAVTGVPGKPNLFYMGATGGGVWRTKDAGNTWYNLSDGFFGSSIGSVAVSEWDNNVIYVGQGEGTVRGNVSYGHGMWKSTDAGKTWIFAGLKDSKHIPRIRIHPKNPELVYAAVMGDLFKSSEERGVYKSEDGGKNWKRVLFANANAGAVDLAMDPNNPRVLYASMWRIRRTPYSMESGGEGSGIYKSTDGGETWKNISSNEGMPKGIWGISCVSVSPVNSNRVYAIIENENGGVYRSEDAGTTWKKMNEDRNLRQRAWYYTKIYADTKDEDICYVMNVSYHKSKDGGKTFQSYNAPHGDHHDLWIAPEDNQRMIIADDGGAQVSFDAGENWTTYHNQPTAQYYRVVTDNHFPYRIYGAQQDNSTQRVAHRTDGFSIGERDWEPTAGGESGHIAVDPLDNDVVYGGSYDGLLTRVNHATAEERNINAWPDNPMGHGAEGAKYRFQWNFPIFFSPHNPKKLYAASQHLHVSYNAGESWELVSPDLTRNDPTKLGPSGGPITKDNTAVEYYCTLFAVAESPYEKDLILAGSDDGLLNITRDGGKNWAKLSVAGMPEWTMINSVEFSPHEKGAAYVATTSYKSGDYKPYLFKTKDYGKTWTKITDGIDPNHFTRVVRTDLKRQGLLYAGTEFGMYISFDDGTSWKPFQLNLPIVPVTDLTIKNDNLIAATQGRSFWLIDDITPLHQLNETIATSDFHLYKPMPSYRMNGGQGGWRGEPKTEGKNHPGGVMIHYYLKDTTKTVASLEILEIDGKLIKKFATKPDKKAKEEQLKMKPGMNRHVWNMRYADAEGFDGLIMWAASLTGPKAIPGKYKAKLTVNGKSSETEFEIVKDPRTSGTVADIKAQFDFSIAVRDKLSDTHKAIKKIRTAREQLNRVTEPMKGKEDMKEVTEMGKSILDEMKKIEEALYQTKNKSGQDPLNYPVRLNNKLGALGSEVDGSDYKPTEQVKAVYNEITEKINEQLNLLNKVMTDKVPKFNELVKQKQVSAISVGDVM; encoded by the coding sequence ATGCGTAAACTTACTTCTCTCCTGCTGTTGCTGCTCTTCTCGGTGGCAGCCGTTGCACAAAAGAAAGATCCTAAAGAAAAAACGAACTCGCTAACGTTCGATGAGAAATTATATAAAGGAATGGAATGGCGCAGCATTGGCCCCTTCCGGGGTGGTCGGTCGGCAGCCGTAACGGGTGTGCCCGGCAAACCAAATTTATTTTACATGGGCGCTACGGGCGGTGGCGTATGGCGCACAAAGGATGCCGGAAACACCTGGTACAACCTCTCCGATGGGTTTTTTGGTAGCTCCATAGGTTCCGTGGCCGTGAGCGAGTGGGATAACAATGTGATTTATGTGGGTCAAGGTGAAGGCACCGTGCGGGGCAATGTATCGTATGGTCATGGCATGTGGAAATCTACCGATGCAGGAAAAACGTGGATATTCGCGGGACTAAAAGATTCGAAGCACATTCCACGCATTCGCATTCATCCTAAAAATCCGGAGTTAGTATATGCTGCTGTGATGGGCGATTTGTTCAAATCATCGGAAGAACGTGGTGTGTACAAAAGTGAGGACGGAGGAAAAAATTGGAAACGTGTTTTGTTTGCCAATGCCAATGCAGGAGCGGTTGACCTAGCGATGGACCCTAACAACCCGCGTGTGTTGTATGCTTCCATGTGGAGAATCCGTAGAACACCGTATAGCATGGAAAGTGGTGGTGAGGGCTCGGGCATTTACAAAAGTACCGATGGTGGCGAAACGTGGAAAAACATTTCTTCGAATGAAGGCATGCCCAAAGGAATTTGGGGGATTTCATGCGTATCGGTTTCGCCTGTAAATTCCAATCGTGTATATGCTATCATTGAAAATGAAAATGGCGGAGTTTACCGCTCAGAAGACGCGGGAACCACGTGGAAAAAAATGAACGAAGATAGAAATCTGCGCCAACGCGCTTGGTACTACACAAAAATTTATGCCGATACTAAAGATGAAGACATTTGTTATGTGATGAATGTATCGTACCACAAATCAAAAGATGGTGGCAAAACATTTCAAAGCTACAACGCACCCCATGGCGATCATCACGATTTGTGGATCGCCCCCGAAGACAACCAGCGCATGATCATTGCCGATGATGGTGGCGCCCAAGTTTCGTTCGATGCCGGAGAAAACTGGACTACCTACCACAATCAGCCCACGGCACAATATTACCGTGTAGTTACCGACAATCATTTTCCATATCGTATTTATGGAGCGCAGCAAGACAATAGTACGCAACGCGTTGCGCACCGGACCGATGGTTTCTCCATTGGTGAGCGCGATTGGGAGCCAACAGCAGGTGGTGAGAGTGGGCATATTGCTGTTGACCCGCTTGACAACGATGTGGTGTATGGTGGAAGTTATGATGGCTTATTGACACGCGTCAATCACGCCACAGCAGAAGAGCGCAACATCAACGCTTGGCCTGATAATCCGATGGGGCACGGGGCAGAAGGCGCGAAGTATCGTTTTCAATGGAACTTTCCAATTTTCTTTTCGCCACACAATCCCAAAAAATTGTACGCGGCTTCTCAGCATTTGCACGTGAGCTACAATGCAGGCGAAAGTTGGGAATTGGTGAGCCCCGATTTAACACGCAACGATCCAACAAAACTAGGGCCCTCCGGTGGACCCATTACCAAAGACAACACGGCCGTGGAATATTATTGTACCCTCTTCGCTGTGGCAGAATCACCCTATGAAAAAGATTTGATTCTGGCAGGCTCAGATGATGGTTTATTAAACATCACCCGCGATGGTGGAAAAAATTGGGCCAAACTTTCGGTGGCCGGGATGCCCGAGTGGACGATGATCAACAGCGTAGAATTTAGTCCCCACGAAAAAGGGGCTGCCTATGTAGCCACCACTAGTTATAAGTCGGGCGATTACAAACCCTATTTGTTCAAGACAAAAGATTATGGTAAAACATGGACAAAAATTACAGATGGTATTGACCCGAATCATTTCACAAGAGTTGTGAGAACCGATTTGAAACGACAAGGCTTACTTTATGCAGGAACAGAATTCGGAATGTACATTTCATTTGATGATGGTACCAGTTGGAAACCCTTTCAATTGAATTTGCCAATCGTACCAGTCACAGATTTAACCATCAAAAACGACAATCTCATCGCGGCCACGCAAGGAAGAAGTTTTTGGTTGATTGACGACATCACTCCGCTGCATCAATTGAACGAAACGATTGCAACCAGTGATTTTCATCTATACAAACCCATGCCAAGCTACCGAATGAACGGTGGGCAAGGTGGTTGGAGAGGCGAGCCAAAAACAGAAGGCAAGAATCATCCAGGTGGTGTGATGATTCACTATTATTTAAAAGACACAACCAAAACCGTTGCTTCATTGGAGATTTTAGAAATAGACGGTAAGCTGATCAAAAAATTTGCGACCAAGCCCGACAAAAAAGCAAAAGAAGAACAGCTAAAAATGAAACCTGGCATGAACCGCCACGTATGGAACATGCGCTATGCCGATGCAGAGGGTTTTGATGGACTGATTATGTGGGCGGCATCGCTTACTGGCCCCAAAGCCATTCCGGGTAAGTACAAAGCAAAGTTGACTGTTAACGGAAAATCATCTGAAACGGAATTTGAGATCGTAAAAGATCCACGCACCAGTGGTACTGTTGCCGACATCAAAGCACAGTTTGATTTCTCCATTGCTGTGCGCGACAAGCTCAGCGATACACATAAGGCCATTAAAAAAATCAGAACGGCCCGTGAGCAACTCAATCGCGTAACCGAACCCATGAAAGGCAAAGAAGACATGAAAGAAGTGACCGAAATGGGAAAATCTATTTTGGACGAAATGAAGAAAATTGAAGAGGCCTTGTATCAAACCAAAAACAAAAGCGGGCAAGACCCTTTGAACTATCCCGTTCGTTTGAACAACAAACTTGGGGCATTGGGTTCCGAAGTAGATGGCAGTGACTACAAACCAACGGAGCAAGTGAAAGCCGTTTACAATGAGATCACAGAAAAAATAAACGAGCAACTCAACTTACTCAATAAAGTGATGACCGATAAAGTGCCGAAGTTTAATGAATTGGTTAAGCAAAAGCAAGTGAGTGCTATTTCGGTAGGTGATGTGATGTAA
- a CDS encoding response regulator has translation MEDTTQIIEEKNAMRMRGVSDSYELAVKNKKGEDRWWLISGAPNYNDRGELIGSIGIHLDITEQKFLQQELLIAKQRAEESSKAKESFLANMSHEIRTPLNAIIGMVRELLKMSQNATQSQYLTYAQSASQHLLSIINNILDISKIEAGELKLDKQTFNLNRLIDDVLAMASPMTKDKSLDIVVNLSDDLARAHVGDPNRIRQILLNILSNSIKFTEKGKISLTCHLVKGCENSQEILLSIADTGIGMDANYLKTIFKKFSQEDLSIVRKYGGTGLGMAITNELIQLMGGRIEVTSEKGVGSTFTIFLNLEIQKNEEELKVNDTIENIELRNVKILLVEDNELNRLVATNSLNYHHALVTEAINGKEAVEILKSQRFDLILMDLQMPEMDGLEATRIIRNELKITTPMIALTANALKNEIEKCMEVGMNDYVTKPFEERHFLQVVTKNCNLKMITKKSQPMDIEIKDIKKQYDLVKIIELSHGNDSFVQKMSDLFCTNMKESVNELKHGFQANDYTKIKSVAHRMKPMIDNMCIHSLTQDIRDLESINIDTPDTLSIASQLDKLEKIIMEVITDLSSKKN, from the coding sequence ATGGAGGATACCACCCAAATCATTGAAGAGAAAAATGCCATGAGGATGAGAGGGGTATCCGATAGCTATGAGTTGGCTGTGAAAAATAAAAAAGGGGAAGATAGATGGTGGCTGATTAGCGGTGCTCCTAATTACAACGATCGAGGGGAACTTATTGGTTCCATAGGCATCCATTTAGATATTACTGAGCAAAAGTTTTTACAACAGGAATTGCTAATTGCCAAGCAGCGCGCTGAAGAATCCTCAAAAGCCAAGGAGAGTTTTCTTGCGAATATGAGCCACGAAATCAGAACTCCTTTAAATGCTATAATCGGAATGGTTCGCGAGCTTCTAAAAATGAGTCAGAACGCCACACAAAGTCAATACCTAACCTATGCACAATCAGCTAGTCAACACTTGCTGTCAATCATCAACAATATATTGGACATCTCCAAAATTGAAGCGGGTGAGTTAAAGTTAGATAAGCAGACCTTTAACTTGAATCGGTTAATTGATGATGTTCTGGCGATGGCCAGCCCCATGACAAAAGATAAATCCTTAGATATTGTTGTCAACTTAAGTGATGATTTGGCTCGTGCGCACGTGGGCGACCCCAACCGAATTCGACAGATTTTGCTGAACATCCTTAGCAACTCGATTAAGTTCACTGAAAAAGGAAAAATTTCCTTGACGTGCCATCTTGTTAAAGGCTGTGAAAACTCTCAGGAAATTCTCCTCTCCATTGCTGACACAGGCATCGGCATGGATGCAAACTATCTCAAAACTATTTTCAAGAAATTTAGCCAAGAAGACTTATCTATTGTAAGGAAATATGGAGGCACTGGACTTGGTATGGCCATTACAAACGAATTAATTCAATTGATGGGTGGCCGAATTGAAGTAACAAGTGAAAAAGGAGTGGGCAGTACCTTTACCATTTTTCTAAACTTAGAAATTCAAAAAAATGAAGAAGAACTAAAAGTAAACGATACTATCGAAAACATAGAACTTCGGAACGTTAAAATTCTTTTAGTTGAAGACAACGAGTTGAATCGGTTGGTAGCAACTAATTCATTAAACTACCACCATGCCCTAGTAACCGAAGCTATCAACGGTAAGGAGGCTGTTGAGATCTTAAAGAGCCAACGTTTTGATTTAATTCTGATGGATCTTCAAATGCCAGAAATGGATGGCCTAGAGGCTACGCGCATAATCCGAAATGAACTAAAAATTACAACCCCAATGATTGCGCTTACTGCCAACGCTCTCAAAAATGAAATAGAAAAGTGCATGGAAGTTGGCATGAACGACTACGTAACCAAACCATTTGAAGAAAGGCACTTCTTACAAGTGGTGACCAAGAATTGCAATCTTAAAATGATCACAAAAAAATCTCAACCGATGGATATCGAAATCAAGGATATAAAAAAACAATACGACTTAGTGAAAATAATAGAGTTAAGCCATGGAAATGATTCTTTTGTACAGAAAATGTCGGATTTGTTTTGTACCAATATGAAGGAATCGGTGAACGAATTAAAGCACGGATTTCAAGCAAACGATTACACTAAAATTAAATCGGTTGCCCATCGGATGAAGCCGATGATTGATAATATGTGCATCCATTCGCTTACGCAGGATATTCGAGATTTAGAATCCATTAATATCGATACCCCTGACACTCTGTCCATTGCATCACAGCTGGATAAACTAGAAAAAATAATAATGGAGGTTATTACTGATTTGTCTTCCAAAAAAAACTAG
- a CDS encoding sigma-54-dependent Fis family transcriptional regulator, whose product MSQLKIFLVEDDPWYGELLKYHLSLNPDYNVSLFKNGATLLQNLYIKPDVICIDYGLPDIKGDLLLSKIHLVNKSIPVVIISGQEEISVALKLLQNGASEYIIKDENTKHLLWNAILKIKENTHLKAEVEILREQLVQRYSFEKTIIGQSESLKKIFSLLEKAAGNNINVSITGETGTGKEVVAKAIHFNSARKKKPFVTVNMAAIPKELMESELFGHEKGSFTGAQTRRIGKFEEAQGGTIFLDEIAELDFNLQAKLLRVLQEREITRVGGNESVKLDVRIITATHQNLALLVQQKMFREDLYYRLLGLPITLPALRERGTDILILAKHFIQEFSASNRMKVPQLSEDAREKLMRYNFPGNVRELKAIVDLACVMSDGQIIESSDITYPSVGITQELTAVEKTMEEYNWDVIMTFLKKYNNNVMMVAKKLGIGKSTIYNLIKKNELQLQIN is encoded by the coding sequence ATGAGTCAATTAAAAATATTTTTGGTGGAGGATGACCCGTGGTATGGAGAATTGTTAAAATACCACTTATCTCTGAATCCAGATTACAATGTGTCCCTGTTTAAAAATGGAGCGACCCTTCTCCAAAATCTGTATATAAAGCCCGATGTTATATGCATTGATTATGGGTTACCTGACATAAAAGGCGACTTGCTCCTCTCAAAAATCCATTTGGTCAATAAATCCATACCCGTTGTTATTATTAGTGGACAAGAAGAGATTTCTGTAGCATTAAAATTATTGCAAAATGGCGCAAGTGAATACATTATTAAAGACGAAAACACGAAACATCTGTTGTGGAATGCTATCCTCAAGATAAAAGAGAACACTCATCTGAAAGCGGAAGTAGAGATTCTGAGGGAACAATTGGTTCAACGCTACAGTTTTGAGAAAACCATCATTGGGCAAAGCGAATCGCTGAAGAAAATTTTTTCACTGCTCGAAAAAGCAGCCGGAAACAACATCAATGTTTCTATAACGGGCGAAACGGGTACAGGAAAAGAAGTGGTGGCAAAAGCAATACATTTTAATAGCGCTCGAAAAAAGAAGCCTTTTGTAACGGTAAACATGGCAGCCATACCGAAAGAGCTAATGGAAAGCGAATTGTTTGGCCATGAAAAAGGATCTTTTACTGGCGCACAAACCAGAAGGATTGGTAAATTTGAAGAGGCCCAAGGCGGTACCATTTTCTTAGACGAAATTGCAGAATTAGACTTTAACCTACAAGCTAAGTTATTGCGGGTTTTACAAGAAAGAGAAATCACCCGGGTAGGTGGCAACGAGTCCGTAAAGTTGGACGTACGTATCATTACTGCTACACACCAAAACCTGGCACTACTGGTGCAACAGAAAATGTTCAGAGAAGATTTGTATTATCGTTTGCTAGGTTTACCTATAACACTTCCTGCATTGAGAGAGAGAGGCACTGATATTTTGATCCTCGCGAAACATTTCATACAAGAGTTCTCGGCATCCAATAGAATGAAAGTACCTCAGTTATCAGAAGACGCAAGAGAAAAACTAATGCGATACAACTTCCCTGGCAATGTGCGTGAGTTAAAAGCGATTGTAGATCTTGCTTGCGTGATGAGTGATGGTCAAATAATTGAATCCTCAGACATTACCTATCCATCCGTGGGCATCACTCAAGAACTAACTGCAGTTGAAAAAACAATGGAGGAGTATAACTGGGATGTTATCATGACCTTTCTAAAGAAATATAACAACAATGTAATGATGGTAGCGAAAAAGTTAGGAATTGGAAAGAGTACCATCTACAATCTTATCAAAAAGAATGAACTACAACTACAAATAAATTAA